The stretch of DNA AGATGCCGCTCCCCAGCGAGGACGAGGGGACGATGCTGTGTATAGTGCAGCGCGTCGTGGGGGCCGGGTTCCTGGAGGTCCTCTGCACCGACGGGGAGGTCTACATGGCCAGGATACCTGGTAAGATGCGTAGGAGGGTGTGGATGAGGGAGGGCGATGTAGTCCTCTTCCTCCCCTGGGGCACTGCTGACAAGAAGGGGGAGGTTGTCTACAGGTATCTGAGGGACGAGGTTAGGAAGCTTATCGACATGAACCTCCTGCCCGAGGAGCTGGTGGAAGAGGTGGCTGGAGCGGAGTGAGGCGGAGGGCTAGATGGCTGAGGAGGGAGAGGGAGGAGGAAGAGAGGGTTAAGGACCGGGACATGTTTAAGATTGTGGACGAGGTTTTCGACTCCATAACCCTCTCCCACCTCTACAGGCTCTACTCGCGCAAGGTCCTCAGGGAGCTCAAGGGCTCTATAAGCAGCGGTAAGGAGTCTAAGGTCTACTGGGGCGTCGCGTGGGATAGGAGCGACGTCGCCGTTAAGATATACCTCTCGTTCACTTCCGACTTCAGGAAGAGCATTAGAAAATATATTGTCGGGGACCCCAGGTTCGAGGACATCCCCGCAGGCAACATAAGGAGGCTGATATACGAGTGGGCTAGGAAAGAGTACAGGAACCTCAGGAGGATGCGCGAGTCGGGGGTCAGGGTTCCCAGGCCCGTGGCCGTCGA from Aeropyrum pernix K1 encodes:
- a CDS encoding translation initiation factor aIF-1A, which encodes MARGRGRHERRGEMPLPSEDEGTMLCIVQRVVGAGFLEVLCTDGEVYMARIPGKMRRRVWMREGDVVLFLPWGTADKKGEVVYRYLRDEVRKLIDMNLLPEELVEEVAGAE
- a CDS encoding serine protein kinase RIO — its product is MRRRARWLRREREEEERVKDRDMFKIVDEVFDSITLSHLYRLYSRKVLRELKGSISSGKESKVYWGVAWDRSDVAVKIYLSFTSDFRKSIRKYIVGDPRFEDIPAGNIRRLIYEWARKEYRNLRRMRESGVRVPRPVAVEANIIVMEFLGEKGYRAPTLAEAVEELDRGEAEAIAAEVLRQAEAIVCRARLVHADLSEYNILVWRGEPWIIDVSQAVPHSHPNAEEFLERDVENLHRFLTGKMGFEFDFDAYLSRLKSCIHRGARG